Proteins from a genomic interval of Cydia amplana chromosome 8, ilCydAmpl1.1, whole genome shotgun sequence:
- the LOC134650148 gene encoding uncharacterized protein LOC134650148: protein MNSSQIGILTNFDHNTQTWKVYKARIQQWFIANGIDAQSDATGTKRRAVLLSALSDATYKLASDLALPKDLQVVPFADICSLLDSHFTPTTCGFHERFKFYSAVQNEGETYPQYAARLRGLTAECGFLNVEEALKDRFVMGMLPGSEREKLFAQNPADLTLSKAVELAESRRCARVGATTVTGQEPSSANQMLKIASKDQKSAKVLCSVCGFNNHTAEKCRFANHKCRKCNVKGHLRRMCKKINYVSEDCGDDDGDDVFTE, encoded by the exons ATGAATTCGTCTCAAATCGGGATTTTGACGAATTTTGACCACAACACACAAACGTGGAAAGTGTACAAAGCGCGTATACAACAGTGGTTCATCGCGAATGGCATCGATGCTCAAAGTGACGCGACAGGAACGAAGCGACGGGCGGTGTTGCTGAGCGCACTCAGCGATGCCACTTACAAGTTGGCATCAGATTTGGCATTGCCGAAAGATCTCCAAGTTGTTCCATTTGCCGACATATGTTCGCTTTTGGACAGTCATTTTACGCCAACAACTTGTGGGTTTCACGAgagatttaaattttattcggcGGTGCAAAATGAAGGGGAGACCTACCCCCAATATGCGGCAAGACTTCGCGGCCTAACGGCAGAATGCGGGTTTCTAAACGTGGAGGAGGCATTGAAAGACCGATTTGTAATGGGAATGCTTCCAGGATCGGAGCGAGAAAAATTATTCGCTCAGAACCCAGCTGATTTGACTCTTTCTAAGGCGGTGGAACTGGCAGAAAGCAGACGATGTGCGCGCGTAGGGGCAACCACGGTCACCGGCCAGGAGCCGTCGAGCGCTAATCAAATGTTAAAGATTGCATCGAAAGATCAGAAAAGTGCTAAAGTGTTGTGTTCCGTTTGTGGTTTTAACAATCACACGGCCGAAAAGTGTCGTTTTGCTAACCATAAGTGTCGAAAATGTAATGTTAAAGGTCATTTACGCcgtatgtgcaaaaaaattaattacgtAAGTGAGGACTGCGGGGACGATGACGGCGATGACG TGTTCACAGAGTAA